In Janthinobacterium agaricidamnosum NBRC 102515 = DSM 9628, the DNA window CCGCTGTACATCCAGACCGTATGGGGCCTCGGCTACGTCTTCATTCCAGAGGGACAGCCGCGCTGATCGGGCGGGCAGGCACGCATGAAGTTTTTCCCGGAAATCAGCCTGGCCCGGCTTAAAAGCGGCCTGTTCTGGCGGACCTTTTTATTACTCGGCCTGCTCACCACGATGAGCATCGCCGCGTGGATCGGCATGATCAGCGTGACGCAGCGCGAACCGCAGGCGCAGCAGATCGCGGCGCGCATCATTTCGGTGGTGACCATTACCCACGCCGCGCTGACCCACTCGGCGCCGGAATTGCGGCGCGAGCTGCTGTTCGACCTGGTCAGCCACGAAGGCATCCGCATTTTATTGCGCGAAGACGACGACCGCATCGAGCAGGCGCCGGACAGCTGGCTGATGCCCGAAATCGAGGCGCTGGTCAAGGCCAAGCTCGGCAACGACACGCTGTTTTCGGCGCGCGTCAACGGCGTGTCCGGCTTCTGGGTCAGCTTCAAGATCGACGGCGACGACTATTGGCTGATGCTGGAACGCGAACCGATCCGCGGCCTGACCGGCATCCAGTGGCTGGGCTGGGCCAGCCTGGTGTCGCTGCTGTCGCTGATCGGCGCGGCCATCATTTCCAACCTGATCAACCGTCCGCTGTCGCGCCTGACGGCGGCCGCGCGCGATATCGCCAAGGGCAAGCAGCCGGCGCCGCTGCCGGAACGCGGCGCGATCGAAATCATCGAAGCGAACCGCAGTTTCAACCAGATGGTCGATGACTTGAAACAGGTCGAATCGGACCGCGCGGTGATCCTGGCCGGCATTTCGCACGACTTGCGCACGCCGCTGGCGCGCATGCAGCTGGAAATCGAAATGGCCCGCCTGCCCGACGATGCGCGCATCGGCATGCAATCGGACATCGGCCAGATGGACGCCATCATCGGCCAGTTCCTCGACTACGCCAAACCGACCGACGCATCGAGCTTCACCAGCATCGATATCAGCGGCTTGCTGGGCGACAGCACGCGCGAAGCGATGCGCCTGCCGGACGTGATCGTCAACGCCGACATCGCCGACGGCGCCCACGTGATGGGCAATGGCACCGACTTGAAACGGGTGATCAACAACCTGATCGAGAACGCGCGGCGCTACGGCAAGACGGAAGGAACGGAACACACCGAAATCGACATCGCTTGCTACGTCAAGGGCAGCAATGCGGCACGGCGGGTGGTGATCGAAGTGAGCGACCATGGCCAGGGCGTGCCGGAACAGCAGATCGATCAATTGCTGAAGCCGTTCACCCGCCTCGACAGCGCGCGCGGCCAGGCCAACGGCGCCGGACTGGGGCTGGCCATCGTCGACCGGGTGCTGCTGCGCCACGGCGCCGAACTGCACGTGCGCAACCGCGAACGCGGCGGCCTGGCGATCCAGATCGTGATGCAGGCGGTGTAGGCTTCACTACCGCGCCACTGGAGAAATAAAGTACGGCAGCGCGTAACAGTAGATCCCGCCTACGTCAGCAACTTGCTCATCAATAATTCCGTCGCGCCATAACCGTACAGCGAATCGCTTTCCAGTCCTTCGGTATCGTAGGGGACCGATTCTTCGCGCTCCAGCTTGGCCGGATCGGCGTCGGAATAGGTGGCGCACCAGGCCCGCCTCAACGCGTCGGCGCGGCGGATAAAGGATGGCATCGGCCACGCATGGCGATCCCATGACGGCGCGTCGCCGATCACCGGCCAGCGCTCATTGATCAAGCCCATGTCGCCGGTGCGCAAGCGCCGTACCGCGTCGCTGGCGCGCAAGGAGACCAGGTCGGCCAGCGACGGCAGCGCGGCCCGCTTCGGCCCGAACATGTACGCCAAAATAATGCGCCCCGACGGCGCGGTGCGCGCCACCAGCCCCGCCGCATAACCGCCGCCCTGCAATGGC includes these proteins:
- a CDS encoding Imm26 family immunity protein, whose translation is MKLLPYREGSWFAVPLQGGGYAAGLVARTAPSGRIILAYMFGPKRAALPSLADLVSLRASDAVRRLRTGDMGLINERWPVIGDAPSWDRHAWPMPSFIRRADALRRAWCATYSDADPAKLEREESVPYDTEGLESDSLYGYGATELLMSKLLT
- a CDS encoding sensor histidine kinase, with protein sequence MKFFPEISLARLKSGLFWRTFLLLGLLTTMSIAAWIGMISVTQREPQAQQIAARIISVVTITHAALTHSAPELRRELLFDLVSHEGIRILLREDDDRIEQAPDSWLMPEIEALVKAKLGNDTLFSARVNGVSGFWVSFKIDGDDYWLMLEREPIRGLTGIQWLGWASLVSLLSLIGAAIISNLINRPLSRLTAAARDIAKGKQPAPLPERGAIEIIEANRSFNQMVDDLKQVESDRAVILAGISHDLRTPLARMQLEIEMARLPDDARIGMQSDIGQMDAIIGQFLDYAKPTDASSFTSIDISGLLGDSTREAMRLPDVIVNADIADGAHVMGNGTDLKRVINNLIENARRYGKTEGTEHTEIDIACYVKGSNAARRVVIEVSDHGQGVPEQQIDQLLKPFTRLDSARGQANGAGLGLAIVDRVLLRHGAELHVRNRERGGLAIQIVMQAV